Proteins from a genomic interval of Lolium perenne isolate Kyuss_39 chromosome 1, Kyuss_2.0, whole genome shotgun sequence:
- the LOC127292853 gene encoding uncharacterized protein, with amino-acid sequence MAPEAGEWGWMAAVAAEELAKLEAAHPGRLGPLKDELKRLVADPGWDDADAFALASLEPTPSPSSSQPAAARLDLFTEESSTNKRKWCAGGGGASPEQGKRRRKSAPPVLVRDRADMAIDRAKKCLKKIRAIKRSLLGGFVRE; translated from the exons ATGGCGCCTGAGGCTGGGGAGTGGGGGTGGATGGCGGccgtggcggcggaggagctggcGAAGCTGGAGGCCGCGCACCCGGGCCGCCTCGGCCCGCTCAAGGACGAGCTCAAGCGCCTCGTCGCCGACCCCGGCTGGGACGACGCCGACGCCTTCGCGCTCGCCTCCCTCGAACCCACCCCTTCCCCATCATCCTCCCAGCCCGCTGCTGCTCGCTTGGACCTGTTCACGGAAG AGTCCTCGACCAACAAGAGGAAGTGgtgtgccggcggcggcggggccagCCCGGAGCAGGGGAAGCGCCGGAGGAAGAGCGCGCCTCCGGTGCTGGTCAGGGACAGGGCGGACATGGCCATCGACCGCGCCAAGAAGTGCCTCAAGAAGATCCGCGCCATCAAGCGGAGCCTGCTTGGTGGCTTCGTCAGGGAATGA